TCTGCATTACACCATATCGTGCATGGCTCATTTTATGACTAGTTATCTGGCCAAGTCCCATTCTTCtctttataaatagattttatgCTCAACCTTCTCTAACCAAGACCCCATTACAGAGAAAAAGGGATAGAGCCCTAACAAGCCTACCCTTCCAGCTTTTCTACAATTTTgtccccttttttttcttcctctgatTTCTTTCTCTCCCTCCCTCCCAAATTCCTCTTCTGCCGTTTCCTCGTAATCCTAACTAAAACAAGATTTTAGCATAAAGCGATCAAATATTTAGCTGCAAATTTGTAGAGTCATCACTGTGCTCCAGTATAAGAACCGAAGAAGAGAAGggcaaaaagtaaaattgaaaggCATGTCCCCTACCTTTGCCAACACAAAGCAGCTGGTCAACAAAAAGATCAAAAGCTTCACACTCTGGCGTGTCAAAGGGATCCAAGCATTCACTACAAGATGGTGACAggtttcaaaattcaaaaactgaAAGGTTAAAGAAATGACAAAAAATTATCAGTACCTTTCAATTAATTGTGATGGAGTGCAGTTGGATAGTATCCGGTACGCTTCAATTACGCGGCGAATCATAGCATCAGAGTGTGCTGTATTAGAGTGTTTGTAGAGGTCTGGATGGAACTCCTTTACCTTTGAGAGgaagagaaagtgagaaaaaaCATGAATGAGTAGTGAAATTGGAAGAAGTGAATGGAATAATGATGGTACTTTGGCGCGAAAAGCAGCTTTCATATCAGCGGCGGAGCAGTTAGGGTTCAGTCCAAGCACGGCGTAAGCCGAAGCAGAGGTCATAGGACCATCATCGTCTCTGCGACTGCAACTCGCTCTTGCTTTCTTCTTCGTAAACCCTGGAAAACCGCCACTTCCAAAATACAGAGACGTAGGTATCGTTTTAAAGCTCGTGATGTTCATTTTCGGTAgttagaacaacaaaataatggtTCCAATTGCAGTTACtcaattctatttatttttcttttatttattaactattataaattaaactttgtgGACACAAGATTGCCATTGCCAATATCACTTAAATTTACCACAACCGTTGGATCACTCAAAGATCGGACGATTGATTCGGATCATCCAACAAATTACCATCGATTAGCAAAAAAATGAATAAGTCACTCGTAAACCAACACGATTaactttaatattgattaaatataattattataattaagtgatgattagattattattaattaaaattttattttaaaatttctaaacaGCATGCTTGTAACAAgcaatgataaattaattaaacagtGAATTGCAACCTCAAACATGACATCCCTGATCCACAAAAATCCAAACAAAGCTCTAGGATGGCTAGTTTTCTGACTAAACTCAATAGGATCATCACTGGCAAATGAACCATTAGTATATATGCTGACTAATCCATTTTATCCTGATCCAAGTAATAGAGAATACACCTTTTATCAGGAACATAACCTTCATCTTTTAGGTGTTCCAATAACACGGACAAGAGGCAGAATATAACATCAGCTTGTGGATGCATTTTATCCCCTGCTACGAAGCTATTTACTTTCTTTTCGATTTCAATCCAACTAATACCCACTTCTTTTGCTACGCCcatctctttcattctcttAATGGCACGTGCTCTCTCTTTCCATTTCCCTTCACTAGAATAAATGTTGGCCATCAACACGTAAGGAGCTGGGCTATCTGGTGTAGCCAAGAATAGTTGATCAGCAGCATATTTACCCATTTCAGAATCACCATGTATGCCACAAGCACCAAGCAATGCTTGCCAAACCAGGACACCAGGATTCTCAGGCAATCCCTCAATAAATCTTTTAGCTTCCTTAAGAAGTCCAGCCCTCCCCAACATGTCAACAACACATGC
Above is a genomic segment from Vigna radiata var. radiata cultivar VC1973A chromosome 10, Vradiata_ver6, whole genome shotgun sequence containing:
- the LOC106775259 gene encoding uncharacterized protein LOC106775259, whose amino-acid sequence is MNITSFKTIPTSLYFGSGGFPGFTKKKARASCSRRDDDGPMTSASAYAVLGLNPNCSAADMKAAFRAKVKEFHPDLYKHSNTAHSDAMIRRVIEAYRILSNCTPSQLIESECLDPFDTPECEAFDLFVDQLLCVGKACSNSCVKRAPHAFTYASSTGTARASSQGHGDDYQVQCAVGQCPRNCIHYVTPSQRIFLEELLDSILEAPYDTSAEADLLYSLINKAKFENNRYKKPQRKPKASGQNVDWF